One window of Quercus robur chromosome 5, dhQueRobu3.1, whole genome shotgun sequence genomic DNA carries:
- the LOC126726860 gene encoding U-box domain-containing protein 35-like yields the protein MSVSLSSEIGHIQSHDEASASTTVGYRNQFNAYSSVSEIEEESSSTSEIIEVNDHGLVRMETIKEESFEAGSLYSLDLQSLEDSVYVGVGKSESSMEALVWTLKHAVTSPSTMVYLVHVFPEILYIPSPLGKIPKSQVSPEQVQSYMDQERNKRRELLQKFLNACSSSKVKVDTILIESEMVSKAILDLIPIVNIRKLVLGTTKSSLRRLKFRKGNGIADQVLQSAPVSCEVKIICEGKEVIDLMSESRTTSPRARGNDEINPKPTQKSPVQRSISKKFQRTDSFKWLLCFRPKE from the exons ATGTCTGTGTCATTGTCATCAGAGATAGGACATATCCAATCCCATGATGAAGCCAGCGCATCTACAACTGTTGGGTATAGGAACCAGTTTAACGCATATAGCAGCGTGAGCGAGATTGAGGAAGAGAGTAGTAGTACAAGCGAGATCATTGAGGTCAACGATCATGGACTGGTACGCATGGAAACGATCAAAGAAGAGTCGTTTGAGGCAGGTAGTTTGTATTCATTGGATCTTCAGAGCTTGGAAGATAGCGTGTATGTGGGTGTGGGGAAGAGCGAGTCAAGCATGGAAGCTCTAGTTTGGACGTTAAAGCACGCTGTTACCTCTCCCTCCACCATGGTCTATCTCGTTCATGTCTTCCCTGAGATACTGTACATACCCAGTCCAT TAGGAAAGATTCCAAAGAGTCAAGTGAGTCCAGAGCAGGTGCAGAGTTACATGGACCAAGAAAGAAACAAGAGGAGAGAACTActccaaaaatttctaaatgCATGCTCCTCTTCCAAG GTTAAGGTAGATACCATTCTTATTGAGAGTGAGATGGTTTCAAAGGCAATCCTGGACCTCATTCCTATTGTCAACATAAGAAAGCTGGTGTTAGGAACCACTAAATCCAGCCTAAG GAGATTGAAGTTTAGAAAAGGGAATGGGATAGCTGATCAAGTGCTTCAGAGTGCACCAGTAAGTTGTGAAGTAAAGATCATTTGTGAAGGAAAGGAAGTGATTGACCTAATGAGTGAATCACGAACAACATCACCTCGTGCGCGAGGCAATGATGAGATCAATCCCAAGCCTACACAAAAGTCTCCAGTTCAACGCagcatttcaaaaaaatttcaacgcACTGATTCCTTTAAATGGTTGTTGTGCTTTAGACCCAAGGAGTAA
- the LOC126726862 gene encoding phosphatidylinositol/phosphatidylcholine transfer protein SFH2-like isoform X1, protein MGIASQEVIRQLQALIDQVEEPLKKSYQNVHQGYPTENLARFLKAREWNVPKAHKMLLDSLNWRVQNEIDNILAKPIGPTELYRAVRDSQLIGLSGYSKEGLPVFAIGVGLSTFDKASVHYYVQSHIQINEYRDRVILPSASKKYGRPITTCVKVLDMTGLKLSALSQIKLLTIISTIDDLNYPEKTNTYYIVNVPYIFTACWKVVKPLLQERTRKKVQVLPGCGRDELLKIMDYASLPHFCRNEGSGSSRHSENGYENCYSLDHHFHQQLYNYIKQQASKREPVAPIKHGSFHVDLPEPVAEGTEIAKTIESELHKFGNGNGISGSLNGLKINND, encoded by the exons atgggtatTGCTTCTCAGGAAGTGATCAGGCAGTTGCAAGCACTAATAGATCAAG TTGAGGAGCCATTGAAGAAATCATATCAG AATGTTCATCAAGGGTATCCAACTGAAAATCTAGCACGTTTCCTAAAAGCAAGGGAGTGGAATGTTCCCAAAGCCCACAAAATG TTGTTGGACAGTTTAAACTGGAGGGTACAGAATGAGATTGACAACATCTTAGCA AAACCCATAGGCCCTACTGAGCTGTACAGAGCAGTGCGTGATTCACAGCTTATAGGACTGTCAGGTTACTCAAAAGAG GGACTGCCTGTCTTTGCAATTGGTGTTGGGCTCAGCACGTTTGACAAAGCATCT gTACACTACTATGTGCAGTCACACATTCAAATCAATGAATATCGGGACCGTGTAATTTTG CCTTCTGCATCTAAAAAATATGGGCGGCCTATTACCACTTGTGTAAAAGTTTTGGACATGACTGGCCTAAAGCTTTCAGCACTGAGTCAGATTAAG TTATTGACAATTATATCAACTATTGATGACTTGAACTACCCAGAGAAGACAAATACATATTACATTGTAAATGTTCCGTATATATTTACAGCATGTTGGAAG GTTGTCAAGCCACTTTTGCAAGAAAGGACAAGGAAAAAAGTTCAGGTCTTGCCAGGTTGTGGACGAGATGAGCTCTTGAAG ATAATGGATTATGCTTCTCTCCCACATTTCTGTAGAAATGAAGGCTCTGGATCATCTAGGCATTCAGAGAATGGATATGAAAATTGCTATTCCTTGGACCATCACTTCCATCAACAGCTCTACAACTACATAAAGCAGCAAGCTTCAAAACGTGAACCTGTTGCGCCCATAAAACATGGTTCCTTTCACGTGGATCTGCCTGAACCTGTTGCAGAAGGAACGGAGATTGCTAAAACCATAGAATCTGAGTTACACAAGTTTGGGAACGGGAACGGGATATCTGGCTCGCTAAATGGGCTCAAGATTAACAATGATTGA
- the LOC126726862 gene encoding uncharacterized protein LOC126726862 isoform X2 translates to MLLDSLNWRVQNEIDNILAKPIGPTELYRAVRDSQLIGLSGYSKEGLPVFAIGVGLSTFDKASVHYYVQSHIQINEYRDRVILPSASKKYGRPITTCVKVLDMTGLKLSALSQIKLLTIISTIDDLNYPEKTNTYYIVNVPYIFTACWKVVKPLLQERTRKKVQVLPGCGRDELLKIMDYASLPHFCRNEGSGSSRHSENGYENCYSLDHHFHQQLYNYIKQQASKREPVAPIKHGSFHVDLPEPVAEGTEIAKTIESELHKFGNGNGISGSLNGLKINND, encoded by the exons ATG TTGTTGGACAGTTTAAACTGGAGGGTACAGAATGAGATTGACAACATCTTAGCA AAACCCATAGGCCCTACTGAGCTGTACAGAGCAGTGCGTGATTCACAGCTTATAGGACTGTCAGGTTACTCAAAAGAG GGACTGCCTGTCTTTGCAATTGGTGTTGGGCTCAGCACGTTTGACAAAGCATCT gTACACTACTATGTGCAGTCACACATTCAAATCAATGAATATCGGGACCGTGTAATTTTG CCTTCTGCATCTAAAAAATATGGGCGGCCTATTACCACTTGTGTAAAAGTTTTGGACATGACTGGCCTAAAGCTTTCAGCACTGAGTCAGATTAAG TTATTGACAATTATATCAACTATTGATGACTTGAACTACCCAGAGAAGACAAATACATATTACATTGTAAATGTTCCGTATATATTTACAGCATGTTGGAAG GTTGTCAAGCCACTTTTGCAAGAAAGGACAAGGAAAAAAGTTCAGGTCTTGCCAGGTTGTGGACGAGATGAGCTCTTGAAG ATAATGGATTATGCTTCTCTCCCACATTTCTGTAGAAATGAAGGCTCTGGATCATCTAGGCATTCAGAGAATGGATATGAAAATTGCTATTCCTTGGACCATCACTTCCATCAACAGCTCTACAACTACATAAAGCAGCAAGCTTCAAAACGTGAACCTGTTGCGCCCATAAAACATGGTTCCTTTCACGTGGATCTGCCTGAACCTGTTGCAGAAGGAACGGAGATTGCTAAAACCATAGAATCTGAGTTACACAAGTTTGGGAACGGGAACGGGATATCTGGCTCGCTAAATGGGCTCAAGATTAACAATGATTGA
- the LOC126726861 gene encoding WEB family protein At1g12150: MVNIRMKDRQKVPLDSSRTEVGEIDTRAPFQSVKAAVSLFGEVAVSRDKSAARKSKLSSENILDKETQLLLAQNELNEIKQHLVKTQCTKTRALTELEKAKRTVQDLTTKLKSVNESKQSAIEAAEAVKNKSKNLEVEKSRNAIGCEAWKQELDYARKEYTTIVTELDSAKQELNKIRQDFDAALEAKLAAFQQGAEAKRSVNINTKKARELSKEIAAMQSSIQHLKHATPHAQQEHSKIVAEKDACIESFKSAKREVDKKVLSLKKEVNPESDRNLEAKFAETSAEIEVLQEEMKKAHASEMDSVRVVTSELNESTKTLQKLAEEESSLRKSVSSLRLELEDVKKEQAELKEKEVAEESLAAKLNTEVQNSKAVAELKLQQLLSEAENAEQEAEEMKRNANELRQEAEAATIASEEAEKILELALREAEEAKAAEKRALDEMRILSEKKNTLHSLNSDSAPTIKLSLKRFDSLSRKAQESINLAEKQELAAMAQLEAINASKNEADRKLEANLKEIDEMKTATKIALTKAEMAESAKTMVEGELRRWRQQEKIGSSEASSSFKEDSGRLSGSTPLLL; the protein is encoded by the exons ATGGTCAATATCCGCATGAAAGATCGCCAAAAGGTTCCTCTAGATTCTTCGAGGACGGAGGTGGGAGAGATCGACACCAGGGCACCTTTCCAATCTGTCAAAGCTGCTGTTAGTCTATTTGGTGAAGTAGCTGTCTCTAGGGACAAATCTGCTGCCAGGAAGTCAAAACTTTCTTCAGAG AATATACTGGACAAGGAGACACAACTTCTATTGGCCCAGAATGAACTAAACGAGATTAAGCAACATCTGGTGAAGACACAATGTACAAAAACTCGGGCACTTACAGAGCTTGAAAAGGCTAAGAGAACAGTGCAAGATTTGACCACCAAGCTCAAATCTGTAAATGAGTCCAAGCAATCAGCAATTGAAGCTGCAGAAGCTGTGAAGAATAAATCCAAGAACCTTGAAGTGGAAAAATCAAGAAATGCCATTGGATGTGAAGCTTGGAAACAAGAACTGGATTATGCAAGAAAGGAGTACACAACCATTGTTACTGAACTTGATTCTGCAAAGCAAGAGCTCAACAAAATTCGGCAGGATTTTGATGCTGCCTTAGAAGCAAAATTGGCTGCATTCCAACAAGGAGCAGAAGCTAAGCGTTCTGTAAACATTAACACAAAAAAGGCTAGGGAGCTTTCAAAGGAAATTGCAGCAATGCAATCATCAATTCAACATCTAAAGCATGCCACCCCACACGCCCAACAAGAACACTCAAAGATTGTGGCAGAAAAGGATGCCTGCATAGAATCATTCAAATCTGCCAAGAGAGAAGTAGATAAAAAAGTGTTGTCCTTGAAAAAAGAGGTTAATCCTGAATCAGATAGAAATTTAGAGGCTAAGTTTGCAGAAACAAGTGCAGAGATTGAAGTCCTGCaagaggagatgaagaaggcaCATGCTTCTGAAATGGATAGTGTGAGAGTTGTAACCTCAGAGCTCAACGAATCCACAAAGACACTGCAGAAACTTGCTGAAGAAGAAAGCTCTCTTCGAAAATCAGTGAGTTCCCTTCGGCTGGAACTGGAGGATGTGAAGAAAGAGCAGGCTGaattgaaggagaaggaagtgGCAGAAGAATCCTTAGCTGCTAAACTGAATACTGAAGTACAGAATAGCAAGGCAGTGGCAGAACTGAAACTCCAGCAGCTATTATCAGAAGCTGAAAATGCTGAACAGGAAGCAGAAGAGATGAAGAGAAATGCTAATGAGCTGAGGCAAGAAGCTGAAGCCGCCACAATTGCATCAGAGGAAGCAGAGAAAATACTAGAACTCGCCTTGAGAGAGGCTGAGGAAGCAAAGGCAGCTGAAAAGAGAGCCCTTGATGAGATGAGGATTTTATCTGAGAAAAAGAATACTCTTCACTCTTTGAACTCAGATTCTGCTCCAACGATCAAGTTGTCATTGAAGCGGTTTGACTCCTTGAGTAGGAAAGCCCAGGAGTCAATAAATTTGGCTGAAAAGCAAGAGCTAGCTGCCATGGCTCAGTTAGAAGCAATCAATGCAAGTAAAAATGAAGCAGATAGAAAGTTGGAGGccaatttgaaagaaattgatgaaatgaagaCAGCAACCAAGATAGCTCTGACAAAAGCAGAGATGGCAGAATCAGCAAAAACAATGGTCGAGGGTGAACTACGGAGGTGGCGACAACAAGAAAAAATTGGGAGTTCtgaagcttcttcttcttttaaagaGGATTCAGGGAGGTTGTCAGGGTCAACCCCCCTACTGCTTTAG